One Malania oleifera isolate guangnan ecotype guangnan chromosome 10, ASM2987363v1, whole genome shotgun sequence genomic region harbors:
- the LOC131167013 gene encoding transcription factor DIVARICATA-like — METLRSASYMANSNWLVHHCINTEWTREENKQFESALAIYDQNTPDRWFKIADMIPGKSVFDVMKQYQVLEDDVRDIEAGLVPFPGDLTASFTMELIDNHSFDAFRKKTTQERKKGVPWTEDEHRRFLKGLLKYGKGDWRNISRNFVISKTPTQVASHAQKYFLRQQASGGKDKKRPSIHDITTLNLAETTPSDSSKPHLQYQHTVLPPQQRSTSTPEGLLNWDQSNDQALMVFDSAHGNLFVPSQFEVASHGLKMQGKKPNGGTLHGDHIGAYDSDFQIQSTRHPVRG, encoded by the exons ATGGAAACTCTGCGTTCAGCTTCCTATATGGCGAACTCGAATTGGTTGGTCCATCATTGCATCAACACAGAATGGACAAGAGAAGAGAACAAGCAGTTCGAGAGTGCTCTTGCAATATATGATCAGAACACGCCGGACCGATGGTTTAAGATTGCAGACATGATCCCTGGAAAGTCCGTGTTTGATGTGATGAAGCAGTACCAAGTACTTGAGGACGATGTTCGTGATATAGAAGCAGGGCTGGTCCCTTTTCCTGGTGACCTCACTGCATCTTTCACTATGGAACTCATTGATAATCATAGTTTCGATGCATTTAGAAAGAAGACAACCCAAGAAAGGAAGAAAGGTGTTCCGTGGACTGAAGATGAGCACAG GCGTTTCCTGAAGGGTCTTTTGAAGTATGGGAAAGGGGATTGGAGAAACATCTCACGCAATTTCGTCATATCTAAGACACCAACTCAAGTTGCAAGCCATGCTCAGAAGTACTTCTTGAGGCAGCAGGCTTCAGGAGGGAAAGACAAGAAGAGACCCAGCATCCACGACATCACGACTCTTAATCTTGCAGAAACTACTCCATCGGACAGTAGTAAGCCTCACCTACAATACCAGCACACTGTGCTTCCACCACAGCAGAGGTCCACCAGTACACCGGAAGGTCTACTCAACTGGGATCAGTCTAATGATCAAGCACTCATGGTTTTTGATTCAGCTCATGGAAACCTGTTTGTGCCATCTCAGTTTGAGGTTGCCTCACATGGGCTTAAAATGCAGGGGAAAAAACCAAATGGCGGTACTCTTCATGGAGATCACATTGGAGCCTATGATTCGGATTTTCAAATCCAATCAACAAGACATCCAGTTCGTGGATGA